The Salvelinus fontinalis isolate EN_2023a chromosome 31, ASM2944872v1, whole genome shotgun sequence genome has a window encoding:
- the tardbpa gene encoding TAR DNA binding protein, like isoform X2, which produces MAELYIRVGEDENEEPMEIPSEDDGTVLLSTVAAQFPGACGLRYRSPASQCMRGVRLVEGILHAPENDWGSLVYVVNYPKDNKRKMDEMDAASAVKMKRGIDRTSDLIILGLPWKTSEQDLKDYFATFGEVIMVQVKRDVKTGNSKGFGFVRFTEYETQSKVISQRHMIDGRWCDCKLPNSKAGADEPMRNCKIFVGRCTEDITTDELRQFFMQYGEVTDVFIPKPFRAFAFVTFSDDQVASALCGEDLIIKGVSVHISNAEPKHNNINQLFSNFPGRSPSLAAMFDRTQYRYPSSHV; this is translated from the exons ATGGCAGAGTTGTACATTCGCGTGGGAGAGGATGAAAACGAAGAGCCAATGGAGATTCCATCTGAGGATGATGGCACTGTTTTGCTGTCAACAGTAGCAGCCCAGTTTCCCGGAGCGTGCGGCCTACGTTACAGGAGCCCTGCGTCTCAGTGCATGCGAGGCGTCCGTCTAGTTGAGGGCATCTTGCATGCACCTGAGAATGACTGGGGTAGTCTGGTGTACGTCGTCAACTACCCAAAAG ATAACAAAAGGAAGATGGATGAAATGGATGCTGCCTCTGCTGTAAAAATGAAGAGAGGTATTGATAGAACATCAGACCTCATTATCCTTGGGTTGCCATGGAAAACATCTGAGCAAGATTTGAAAGACTACTTCGCCACTTTTGGAGAAGTCATCATGGTGCAG GTCAAAAGAGATGTCAAGACTGggaactcaaaagggtttggCTTTGTTCGGTTCACTGAGTATGAGACTCAATCCAAAGTGATTTCTCAGCGACACATGATCGATGGAAGATGGTGTGACTGCAAACTACCAAACTCTAAG GCAGGGGCTGATGAGCCCATGCGCAACTGTAAAATCTTTGTTGGCCGCTGCACAGAGGACATTACCACTGATGAGCTCCGACAGTTCTTCATGCAGTATGGCGAGGTCACCGACGTCTTTATTCCCAAACCCTTCCGGGCGTTTGCATTTGTCACTTTCTCAGACGACCAG GTTGCCTCAGCATTGTGCGGAGAGGACCTGATCATCAAGGGTGTCAGCGTGCACATCTCCAACGCCGAGCCTAAGCACAATAATA TTAACCAACTGTTTTCGAATTTCCCGGGAAGAAGCCCCTCGTTGGCAGCAATGTTCGACCGAACTCAGTATCGGTACCCCTCTTCCCATGTGTAA
- the tardbpa gene encoding TAR DNA binding protein, like isoform X1, protein MAELYIRVGEDENEEPMEIPSEDDGTVLLSTVAAQFPGACGLRYRSPASQCMRGVRLVEGILHAPENDWGSLVYVVNYPKDNKRKMDEMDAASAVKMKRGIDRTSDLIILGLPWKTSEQDLKDYFATFGEVIMVQVKRDVKTGNSKGFGFVRFTEYETQSKVISQRHMIDGRWCDCKLPNSKAGADEPMRNCKIFVGRCTEDITTDELRQFFMQYGEVTDVFIPKPFRAFAFVTFSDDQVASALCGEDLIIKGVSVHISNAEPKHNNSRQMMDRGAGGFGGQGYGGGRGGLPSSGSSGVNFGGFSLNPAMMAAALQSMLANQQGQTNVAGTAVAGQTSATGDQSQAYSSSSTSYSSPSSASLGWAAGTNSAAGSGFSSGFGTSMESKSSGWGM, encoded by the exons ATGGCAGAGTTGTACATTCGCGTGGGAGAGGATGAAAACGAAGAGCCAATGGAGATTCCATCTGAGGATGATGGCACTGTTTTGCTGTCAACAGTAGCAGCCCAGTTTCCCGGAGCGTGCGGCCTACGTTACAGGAGCCCTGCGTCTCAGTGCATGCGAGGCGTCCGTCTAGTTGAGGGCATCTTGCATGCACCTGAGAATGACTGGGGTAGTCTGGTGTACGTCGTCAACTACCCAAAAG ATAACAAAAGGAAGATGGATGAAATGGATGCTGCCTCTGCTGTAAAAATGAAGAGAGGTATTGATAGAACATCAGACCTCATTATCCTTGGGTTGCCATGGAAAACATCTGAGCAAGATTTGAAAGACTACTTCGCCACTTTTGGAGAAGTCATCATGGTGCAG GTCAAAAGAGATGTCAAGACTGggaactcaaaagggtttggCTTTGTTCGGTTCACTGAGTATGAGACTCAATCCAAAGTGATTTCTCAGCGACACATGATCGATGGAAGATGGTGTGACTGCAAACTACCAAACTCTAAG GCAGGGGCTGATGAGCCCATGCGCAACTGTAAAATCTTTGTTGGCCGCTGCACAGAGGACATTACCACTGATGAGCTCCGACAGTTCTTCATGCAGTATGGCGAGGTCACCGACGTCTTTATTCCCAAACCCTTCCGGGCGTTTGCATTTGTCACTTTCTCAGACGACCAG GTTGCCTCAGCATTGTGCGGAGAGGACCTGATCATCAAGGGTGTCAGCGTGCACATCTCCAACGCCGAGCCTAAGCACAATAATAGTAGGCAAATGATGGATCGTGGGGCTGGTGGGTTCGGGGGTCAGGGCTATGGCGGTGGTCGTGGAGGGCTACCGAGCAGTGGCAGTAGCGGGGTGAATTTTGGGGGTTTTAGCCTTAACCCAGCCATGATGGCTGCCGCTCTGCAAAGTATGCTGGCTAACCAGCAGGGTCAGACCAATGTGGCAGGCACCGCCGTCGCCGGGCAGACAAGTGCCACCGGAGATCAGAGCCAAGCCTATAGTTCTAGCAGCACCAGTTACAGCAGCCCCAGCTCAGCTAGTCTTGGGTGGGCTGCAGGCACTAACTCTGCCGCCGGCAGTGGGTTCAGCTCTGGCTTTGGCACCTCAATGGAGTCAAAGTCATCAGGTTGGGGAATGTAG